In Oryza brachyantha chromosome 2, ObraRS2, whole genome shotgun sequence, a single window of DNA contains:
- the LOC121053550 gene encoding putative NAC domain-containing protein 94 encodes MDEMRSGDIDKQDEIMLPGFRFHPTDEELVRFYLKRKIQQKSLPIELIRQLDIYKYDPWDLPSKIPYLLPIFCFKLVLHYRDLLVIFINKSFLCHKELASTGEKEWYFYCPRDRKYRNSTRPNRVTGAGFWKATGTDRPIYSSDGSKCIGLKKSLVFYKGRAAKGVKTDWMMHEFRLPSLTDPSLPQKKPLEKTIPPNDSWAICRIFKKTNSTAQRALSHSWVSPPLSGKNEAYTAPVSQTTQRSLHISDNTSSVMTDVISSTIQFTGSSYLPSIVPSCHNPLSMIDNNSRPDASVALPSPATEHQTTGILSAIPLDIPAGMDIASMVFNASSFTLPNIDRNTANIEFGHPQKCNSSNSTMTNRCVVDMPDVTNNINSGPRSINFSLQGTLSDDWRMILPWESLPCTTEVSTNFQSTKCYT; translated from the exons ATGGACGAGATGAGGAGTGGTGACATAGACAAGCAAGACGAAATCATGCTACCTGGCTTCAGGTTTCATCCAACAGATGAAGAGCTCGTCAGATTCTACCTTAAAAGGAAAATCCAGCAGAAGTCTCTTCCCATTGAGCTCATTAGGCAGCTGGACATCTACAAGTATGATCCATGGGATCTCCCAAGTAAGATTCCTTACCTTTTA cccattttttgttttaagttgGTGTTACACTATAGAGACCTTctagttatatttattaacaaatCTTTTCTCTGTCATAAAGAGTTAGCAAGTACTGGAGAGAAGGAATGGTATTTCTACTGCCCAAGGGATAGGAAGTACCGGAACAGCACAAGGCCAAACAGGGTGACTGGCGCAGGTTTCTGGAAGGCCACTGGAACTGATAGACCAATCTACTCCTCCGATGGATCCAAATGCATAGGCTTGAAGAAGTCTCTTGTCTTCTACAAGGGCAGAGCAGCTAAAGGCGTCAAAACTGACTGGATGATGCACGAGTTCCGGCTGCCATCGCTCACTGACCCTTCATTGCCACAGAAGAAGCCACTCGAGAAAACCATTCCACCAAAT GATTCCTGGGCAATCTGTAGGATTTTCAAGAAAACCAATTCCACGGCACAGAGAGCACTCTCACACTCATGGGTATCTCCTCCCTTGTCCGGCAAAAATGAAGCCTACACTGCTCCTGTCTCACAGACCACACAGAGAAGTCTGCATATCTCAGATAACACATCATCAGTAATGACCGATGTTATCTCCTCTACCATTCAGTTCACCGGAAGCAGCTACTTGCCTTCAATAGTTCCTTCGTGCCACAACCCTCTCAGCATGATTGACAACAACAGCAGACCAGATGCATCTGTAGCGCTCCCCTCACCAGCCACGGAGCATCAGACCACAGGTATCCTCTCAGCAATCCCACTTGATATTCCAGCTGGGATGGACATTGCCTCCATGGTGTTCAACGCATCATCCTTCACACTCCCAAACATAGATAGAAATACTGCAAACATAGAGTTTGGACACCCGCAGAAATGCAATAGCAGCAACAGCACCATGACCAACAGATGTGTGGTCGACATGCCTGATGTTACTAACAATATCAACAGTGGTCCACGGTCCATCAACTTCAGCCTGCAAGGAACACTTTCTGATGACTGGAGAATGATATTGCCGTGGGAATCACTCCCTTGCACGACAGAAGTCTCGACGAATTTTCAGTCAACCAAGTGCTATACTTAG
- the LOC102699471 gene encoding probable galacturonosyltransferase 9 gives MAGGSRASSAQRRAALAALITLLFLASLSFLLSATGTTSAPKPSRLAAIRRHAEDHAAVLAAYAAQARKLSAASASQTESFISMSAHLSSLSSRLSLSTVALLEKETRGHIKRARALAGAAKEAFDTQSKIQKLSDTVFAVGQQLLRARRAGLLNSRIAAGSTPKSLHCLAMRLLEARLVNASAIPDDPPVPPPQFTDPALYHYAIFSDNVLAVSVVVASAARAAAEPSRHVFHVVTAPMYLPAFRVWFARRPPPLGTHVQLLAVSDFPFLNTSSSPVLRQIEDGNRDVPLLDYLRFYLPEMFPALRRVVLLEDDVVVQRDLAGMWRIDLGGKVNAALETCFGGFRRYGKHLNFSEPAVQEQFNPRACAWSYGVNVFDLQAWRRDQCTERFHRLMEMNENGTLWDPASVLPAGLMTFYGNTRPLDRSWHVMGLGYNPHIRPEDIEGAAVVHFNGNMKPWLDVAFNQYKHLWTKHVDTEMEFLTLCNFGL, from the exons ATGGCCGGCGGCAGCAGGGCTTCCTCCGCACAGAGGCGGGCGGCGCTCGCGGCGCTTATCACGCTCCTCTTCCTTGCgtccctctctttcctcctgTCCGCGACGGgcaccacctccgccccgaAGCCCTCCCGCCTGGCCGCCATCCGCCGCCACGCTGAGGATCATGCGGCTGTGCTCGCCGCCTACGCGGCCCAGGCGCGGAAACTCAGCGCAGCCTCCGCCTCGCAGACTGAGTCGTTCATATCCATGTCCGCGCATCTCAGCTCGCTCTCGTcccgcctctccctctctaCCGTCGCGCTCTTGGAGAAGGAGACACGCGGGCACATcaagcgcgcgcgcgccctgGCGGGCGCCGCCAAGGAGGCGTTCGACACGCAGTCCAAGATCCAGAAGCTCTCGGACACCGTCTTCGCCGTCGGCCAGCAGCTCCtccgcgcccgccgcgcggGCCTCCTAAACTCCCGCATCGCCGCGGGCTCCACGCCCAAGTCCCTCCACTGCCTCGCCATGCGCCTCCTCGAGGCCCGCCTCGTAAACGCCTCCGCCATCCCCGACGACCCGCCCGTCCCGCCGCCTCAGTTCACCGACCCGGCGCTCTACCACTACGCCATCTTCTCCGACAACGTGCTCGCAGTGTCCGTCGTGGTGGcctccgcggcgcgcgcggccgcagAGCCGTCGCGCCACGTCTTCCACGTGGTCACCGCGCCCATGTACCTCCCGGCCTTCCGCGTCTGGTtcgcgcgccgcccgccgccgctcggcacGCACGTGCAGCTCCTCGCCGTCTCGGACTTCCCGTTCCTgaacacctcctcctccccggtCCTCAGGCAGATCGAGGACGGCAACAGGGACGTGCCGCTGCTCGACTACCTCCGGTTCTACCTGCCGGAGATGTTCCCGGCGCTGCGGCGGGTGGTGCTCCTGGAGGACGACGTGGTGGTGCAGAGGGACCTCGCCGGGATGTGGCGCATCGACCTGGGCGGCAAGGTGAACGCCGCGCTGGAGACCTGCTTCGGAGGCTTCCGGCGGTACGGCAAGCACCTCAACTTCTCGGAGCCCGCCGTGCAGGAGCAGTTCAACCCGCGCGCATGCGCCTGGTCCTACGGCGTCAACGTGTTCGACCTCCAGGCGTGGCGCCGGGACCAATGCACCGAGCGATTCCACCGGCTCATGGAAATG AACGAGAATGGCACGCTGTGGGATCCAGCGTCCGTTCTGCCGGCGGGGCTCATGACGTTCTACGGCAACACGAGGCCGCTCGACAGGTCGTGGCACGTGATGGGGCTCGGGTACAACCCGCACATTAGGCCGGAGGACATCGAAGGAGCTGCAGTGGTACACTTCAACGGGAACATGAAGCCGTGGCTCGACGTCGCCTTCAACCAGTACAAGCATCTCTGGACAAAGCACGTCGACACCGAGATGGAGTTCCTGACGCTGTGCAACTTCGGACTCTGA
- the LOC102704594 gene encoding sphinganine C4-monooxygenase 1-like — MAIGVSDELLGTFVPIAVYWLYSGMYLALDGVERLDVYRLHPREEEAAKNVVSRGAVVRGVLVQQAFQVAVSLTLFAVVGDERGTEQKQPSALVILLQFAIAMFVMDTWQYFMHRYMHINKFLYKHIHSKHHTLVVPYSFGALYNHPVEGLILDTIGGALSFLVSGMTPRTSIFFFSFATIKTVDDHCGLWLPGNILHALFNNNSAYHDIHHQLYGNKYNFSQPFFVMWDKILGTYMPYSIEHRKGGFESRPVKLSIAEQTKTD, encoded by the exons atggcGATTGGGGTGTCGGACGAGCTGCTGGGCACGTTCGTGCCGATCGCGGTGTACTGGCTCTACTCGGGGATGTACCTGGCGCTGGACGGCGTGGAGCGGCTGGACGTGTACCGCTTGCACCctagggaggaggaggccgccaaGAACGTCGTGTCCAGGGGCGCCGTCGTGAGGGGCGTCCTTGTTCAGCAGGCCTTCCAGGTCGCCGTCTCGCTCACCCTCTTCGCG GTTGTTGGTGATGAAAGGGGTACTGAACAGAAGCAACCTTCTGCCCTTGTGATATTGCTGCAATTTGCCATTGCAATGTTCGTTATGGATACATGGCAGTACTTCATGCACAGATACATGCACATCAACAAGTTTCTATACAAGCATATCCACTCCAAGCACCACACTCTTGTAGTCCCTTATTCCTTTGGAGCTCTTTACAATCATCCTGTTGAGGGTCTTATTCTGGACACCATTGGTGGTGCTCTCTCATTCCTTGTATCTGGTATGACCCCGAGGACATCCATATTCTTTTTCTCGTTTGCAACCATCAAGACAGTGGATGATCATTGTGGCTTGTGGCTTCCTGGTAACATCCTCCATGCGCTGTTCAACAACAATAGCGCTTATCATGACATTCACCACCAACTCTATGGCAACAAGTACAATTTTTCACAACCCTTTTTTGTCATGTGGGACAAGATACTTGGAACTTACATGCCTTACTCCATCGAGCATAGAAAAGGAGGGTTTGAGTCACGGCCTGTTAAACTCAGCATAGCAGAGCAGACCAAGACTGATTAG
- the LOC102704871 gene encoding probable hexosyltransferase MUCI70 isoform X2: protein MPERRLPISTPAAAGPRRNPRRQRRHCRLLLLPAFGLALVSLAYLSFSSHPYLPFHAKHHDMDSMKDVEERTEQRQTLDAKVKENLSMAIDELEPFKRRKKSHKHYVPCQIEFLPSVDDLVEPVIYNNFTGFSLNYILKENALSSNGLFEPLFGGHQSLQEREETYYARNQTLHCGFVQGPDDYTDTGFDLDENDQMYMASCRVVASSCIFGSSDYLRKPTKSKIGPYSKKNVCFIMFLDELTLGTLSSERSVPDEAGFIGMWRIVVVKELPYKDMRRSGKVPKFLSHRLFPSAMYSIWLDSKLRLNADPMLIIEYFLWRKKAEYAISVHYDRTCVWEEVLQNKRLNKYNHTAIDEQFYFYQSDGLLKFNESGKEPVLPSYVPEGSFILRRMNTGKPFHLNMFKDCERRAVTKLFHHRAKETADPPPANL, encoded by the exons ATGCCGGAGCGCCGCCTACCAATATCCACTCCGGCGGCAGCCGGACCACGCCGGAACCCccgacggcagcggcgtcaTTGCCGCCTACTCCTCCTCCCAGCCTTCGGCCTCGCGCTCGTCTCCCTCGCCTACCTCTCCTTCTCTTCCCACCCCTATCTCCCCTTCCATG CAAAACATCATGATATGGATAGTATGAAGGATGTTGAGGAGAGAACAGAGCAAAGACAAACTCTCGATGCTAAGGTTAAGGAAAATTTGTCTAT GGCCATAGATGAGCTGGAACCCTTCAAAAGACGAAAGAAATCTCACAAGCATT ATGTACCATGCCAAATAGAGTTTTTACCATCAGttgatgatctagtggagccTGTTATCTACAACAATTTTACAGGATTTTCTTTGAATTATATCTTGAAGGAGAATGCATTGTCTAGTAATGGTCTTTTTGAACCATTGTTTGGTGGACACCAGAGTCTTCAGGAACGAGAAGAAACATATTATGCAAGAAACCAAACCCTCCACTGTGGTTTTGTGCAAGGACCAGACGATTACACTGATACTGGATTTGATTTGGATGAAAATGACCAGATGTATATGGCTTCCTGCCGTgttgttgcatcatcatgcatTTTTGGAAGCTCAGATTACTTAAGGAAACCAACTAAGAGCAAG ATTGGTCCATACTCTAAGAAGAATGTATGCTTCATCATGTTCCTGGATGAGCTAACACTGGGAACTCTGTCCTCTGAAAGGAGTGTCCCTGATGAAGCTGGATTCATTGGCATGTGGAGAATTGTTGTAGTTAAAGAACTACCCTACAAGGATATGCGAAGATCAGGAAAGGTGCCAAAATTTCTGTCTCACAGACTCTTCCCATCTGCTAT GTACTCTATCTGGTTGGATAGTAAACTGCGCCTTAATGCTGATCCAATGCTTATCATTGAGTATTTCTTATGGAGAAAAAAAGCAGAATATGCCATTTCAGTGCACTATGATCGCACTTGTGTTTGGGAGGAAGTGCTTCAAAACAAGCGACTGAACAAGTACAATCACACTGCTATTGATGAGCAGTTTTACTTTTACCAATCTGATGGTCTTTTGAAGTTTAACGAATCTGGCAAAGAGCCTGTTCTTCCGAGTT ATGTGCCTGAAGGATCTTTCATT CTCAGGAGAATGAATACTGGAAAACCTTTCCACCTCAATATGTTTAAG GATTGTGAACGAAGAGCGGTTACTAAGTTGTTCCATCACCGAGCTAAAGAGACTGCAGATCCACCTCCAGCTAATCTTTAA
- the LOC102704871 gene encoding probable hexosyltransferase MUCI70 isoform X1: MPERRLPISTPAAAGPRRNPRRQRRHCRLLLLPAFGLALVSLAYLSFSSHPYLPFHAKHHDMDSMKDVEERTEQRQTLDAKVKENLSMAIDELEPFKRRKKSHKHYVPCQIEFLPSVDDLVEPVIYNNFTGFSLNYILKENALSSNGLFEPLFGGHQSLQEREETYYARNQTLHCGFVQGPDDYTDTGFDLDENDQMYMASCRVVASSCIFGSSDYLRKPTKSKIGPYSKKNVCFIMFLDELTLGTLSSERSVPDEAGFIGMWRIVVVKELPYKDMRRSGKVPKFLSHRLFPSAMYSIWLDSKLRLNADPMLIIEYFLWRKKAEYAISVHYDRTCVWEEVLQNKRLNKYNHTAIDEQFYFYQSDGLLKFNESGKEPVLPSYVPEGSFIVRAHTPMSNLFSCLWFNEVNRFTSRDQLSFAYTYLKLRRMNTGKPFHLNMFKDCERRAVTKLFHHRAKETADPPPANL, from the exons ATGCCGGAGCGCCGCCTACCAATATCCACTCCGGCGGCAGCCGGACCACGCCGGAACCCccgacggcagcggcgtcaTTGCCGCCTACTCCTCCTCCCAGCCTTCGGCCTCGCGCTCGTCTCCCTCGCCTACCTCTCCTTCTCTTCCCACCCCTATCTCCCCTTCCATG CAAAACATCATGATATGGATAGTATGAAGGATGTTGAGGAGAGAACAGAGCAAAGACAAACTCTCGATGCTAAGGTTAAGGAAAATTTGTCTAT GGCCATAGATGAGCTGGAACCCTTCAAAAGACGAAAGAAATCTCACAAGCATT ATGTACCATGCCAAATAGAGTTTTTACCATCAGttgatgatctagtggagccTGTTATCTACAACAATTTTACAGGATTTTCTTTGAATTATATCTTGAAGGAGAATGCATTGTCTAGTAATGGTCTTTTTGAACCATTGTTTGGTGGACACCAGAGTCTTCAGGAACGAGAAGAAACATATTATGCAAGAAACCAAACCCTCCACTGTGGTTTTGTGCAAGGACCAGACGATTACACTGATACTGGATTTGATTTGGATGAAAATGACCAGATGTATATGGCTTCCTGCCGTgttgttgcatcatcatgcatTTTTGGAAGCTCAGATTACTTAAGGAAACCAACTAAGAGCAAG ATTGGTCCATACTCTAAGAAGAATGTATGCTTCATCATGTTCCTGGATGAGCTAACACTGGGAACTCTGTCCTCTGAAAGGAGTGTCCCTGATGAAGCTGGATTCATTGGCATGTGGAGAATTGTTGTAGTTAAAGAACTACCCTACAAGGATATGCGAAGATCAGGAAAGGTGCCAAAATTTCTGTCTCACAGACTCTTCCCATCTGCTAT GTACTCTATCTGGTTGGATAGTAAACTGCGCCTTAATGCTGATCCAATGCTTATCATTGAGTATTTCTTATGGAGAAAAAAAGCAGAATATGCCATTTCAGTGCACTATGATCGCACTTGTGTTTGGGAGGAAGTGCTTCAAAACAAGCGACTGAACAAGTACAATCACACTGCTATTGATGAGCAGTTTTACTTTTACCAATCTGATGGTCTTTTGAAGTTTAACGAATCTGGCAAAGAGCCTGTTCTTCCGAGTT ATGTGCCTGAAGGATCTTTCATTGTACGTGCCCACACACCAATGTCTAATTTGTTTTCATGCCTTTGGTTTAATGAAGTCAATCGGTTCACCTCACGCGATCAGTTGAGTTTTGCATATACTTACTTGAAGCTCAGGAGAATGAATACTGGAAAACCTTTCCACCTCAATATGTTTAAG GATTGTGAACGAAGAGCGGTTACTAAGTTGTTCCATCACCGAGCTAAAGAGACTGCAGATCCACCTCCAGCTAATCTTTAA
- the LOC102705141 gene encoding cullin-3A-like, translated as MSGGGPPKRRNFKIEVFKQRVELDPKYAERTWKVLEHAIHEIYNHNASGLSFEELYRSAYNMVLHKYGEKLYAGLESTMTWRLKEISKSIEAAQGGLFLEELNTKWMDHNKALQMIRDILMYMDRTYVPQSRRTPVHELGLNLWRDHIIHSPMIHSRLLDTLLDLIHRERMGEMINRGLMRSITKMLMDLGAAVYQDDFEKPFLEVSASFYSGESQEFIECCDCGDYLKKSERRLNEEMERVSHYLDAGTETKITSVVEKEMIANHMHRLVHMENSGLVNMLVDDKYDDLARMYNLFRRVSDGLSTIRYVMTSYLRETGKQLVTDPERLKDPVEFVQRLLNEKDKHDKIINVAFGNDKTFQNALNSSFEYFINLNNRSPEFISLYVDDKLRKGLKGATEEDVEVILDKVMMLFRYLQEKDVFEKYYKQHLAKRLLSGKTVSDDAERSMIVKLKTECGYQFTSKLEGMFTDMKTSQDTMIDFYAKKSEELGDGPTLDVHILTTGSWPTQPCPPCNLPTEILAICDKFRSYYLGTHSGRRLTWQTNMGTADIKATFGKGQKHELNVSTYQMCVLMLFNSTDGLTYKDIEQDTAIPASDLKRCLQSLACVKGKNVLRKEPMSKDISEDDTFYFNDKFTSKLVKVKIGTVVAQKESEPEKQETRQRVEEDRKPQIEAAIVRIMKSRRVLDHNSIVAEVTKQLQARFMPNPVVIKKRIESLIEREFLERDKADRKLYRYLA; from the exons GGACATGGAAGGTCCTGGAGCACGCCATCCACGAGATCTACAACCACAACGCGAGCGGCCTCTCCTTCGAGGAGCTCTACAG GAGTGCCTACAACATGGTGCTCCACAAGTATGGTGAGAAGCTATATGCCGGTCTGGAGAGCACTATGACATGGCGCTTGAAggaaatatcaaaatcaataGAGGCTGCACAAGGTGGTTTGTTTCTGGAGGAGCTGAACACCAAGTGGATGGATCACAATAAGGCACTGCAGATGATCCGAGATATTCTAATGTACATGGATCGGACATATGTACCGCAATCCCGTAGGACACCTGTTCATGAGCTCGGTTTGAATTTGTGGAGGGATCACATAATTCACTCTCCCATGATTCATAGTCGGCTGCTTGATACCCTCTTGGATCTTATACACAGGGAGAGAATGGGTGAAATGATTAACAGAGGCCTGATGAGGAGCATAACAAAAATGTTAATGGATCTTGGTGCTGCTGTATATCAAGATGACTTTGAGAAGCCGTTTTTGGAAGTTTCAGCTAGCTTCTACAGTGGAGAGTCTCAGGAGTTCATTGAGTGCTGTGACTGTGGGGACTATCTTAAGAAGTCTGAGAGACGACTCAACGAGGAAATGGAACGTGTCTCACACTACTTGGATGCTGGTACAGAGACAAAGATAACTAGTGTGGTTGAGAAAGAAATGATTGCCAATCACATGCATAGATTGGTTCATATGGAAAACTCAGGCCTTGTGAATATGCTTGTGGATGACAAGTATGATGACTTGGCTAGGATGTACAACTTATTCCGAAGGGTTTCTGATGGGCTATCAACAATCAGATATGTGATGACTTCTTATCTAAGGGAAACAGGGAAGCAATTAGTGACAGATCCAGAGAGGTTGAAAGACCCGGTGGAATTCGTTCAGCGTTTGTTAAATGAGAAGGATAAACATGATAAGATCATCAATGTTGCTTTTGGCAATGACAAAACTTTCCAGAATGCTCTAAATTCATCATTTGAGTACTTCATCAACTTAAACAACAGGTCACCTGAATTCATATCGTTGTATGTTGATGACAAACTACGGAAAGGGCTGAAAGGAGCCACAGAAGAGGATGTGGAGGTTATTCTGGATAAAGTCATGATGCTGTTTCGGTACCTCCAGGAGAAGGATGTATTTGAGAAGTACTACAAGCAGCATTTGGCAAAAAGATTACTGTCTGGCAAAACTGTTTCTGATGATGCTGAGAGGAGTATGATAGTTAAACTCAAGACAGAATGTGGGTACCAGTTCACTTCAAAATTAGAGGGCATGTTCACTGACATGAAGACCTCTCAGGACACTATGATAGATTTTTATGCCAAGAAGTCTGAGGAACTCGGTGATGGCCCTACACTTGATGTCCACATTCTTACAACTGGCTCTTGGCCAACACAGCCCTGTCCTCCCTGCAACCTTCCAACTGAAATCCTTGCAATATGCGACAAGTTCCGGTCATATTACCTTGGAACTCACAGTGGCCGGAGATTGACATGGCAAACAAACATGGGAACAGCTGACATAAAAGCCACATTTGGGAAAGGCCAGAAGCATGAACTAAATGTGTCCACTTATCAGATGTGTGTTCTCATGCTGTTTAATTCTACCGATGGGTTAACCTACAAAGACATTGAACAAGATACTGCTATACCTGCCTCAGATCTAAAGAGGTGCCTTCAATCTCTTGCTTGTGTCAAGGGGAAGAATGTTCTTCGCAAGGAACCCATGAGCAAAGATATATCGGAGGATGACACATTCTACTTTAACGACAAGTTCACAAGCAAGCTTGTTAAGGTCAAGATTGGGACAGTGGTGGCGCAAAAGGAATCTGAGCCTGAGAAGCAAGAGACTCGTCAACGGGTTGAGGAGGACAGGAAACCTCAAATTGAGGCTGCTATTGTCAGGATCATGAAATCCCGGAGGGTCTTGGATCATAACAGCATTGTGGCGGAGGTTACCAAGCAGTTGCAAGCCCGGTTCATGCCGAATCCTGTTGTCATAAAGAAACGCATAGAATCTCTAATTGAGCGTGAATTCTTAGAAAGGGACAAAGCAGATAGGAAATTATATCGCTATCTTGCATAA